Proteins from one Thioflavicoccus mobilis 8321 genomic window:
- the mreC gene encoding rod shape-determining protein MreC, which translates to MASACADSGALGCRLSSRKAAIKPLFAQGPSLTARLVLAVVAALTLVFVDHRYQRLDSVRASLSVVVYPLYYIAGLPDTLMREVQGRLADEEVLRREKAELQQENLLLKVRLQRFAALEAENDRLRGLLGSSSKLGERVLVAELLAVDLDPYRHQVVVDKGSKAGVFVGQPVLDARAVMGQVVRVAPLSAAVLLITDSEHLLPVQVLRNGLRAVAQGTGLVNRLELLHLPKKSDVRVDDRLVTSGLGGRFPAGYPVARVVAVRDEPGRPFLTVLAKPLARLDRAREVLLVWSLSPEKDHAELEVVGGPDAASEP; encoded by the coding sequence ATAGCCTCGGCGTGCGCCGATTCCGGCGCGCTCGGCTGTCGTCTATCCAGCAGGAAAGCGGCCATCAAGCCTCTCTTCGCTCAAGGTCCGTCGCTGACCGCGCGCCTCGTCCTCGCCGTTGTCGCCGCGCTGACGCTGGTTTTCGTCGATCACCGCTACCAGCGCCTCGACAGTGTGCGTGCGTCGCTGTCCGTCGTCGTTTATCCCCTCTATTACATCGCCGGCCTGCCCGATACCCTGATGAGGGAGGTCCAGGGCCGCCTTGCCGACGAGGAGGTGTTGCGTCGCGAGAAGGCTGAACTCCAGCAGGAGAACCTGTTGCTGAAGGTGCGCCTACAGCGGTTCGCGGCGTTGGAGGCTGAGAACGATCGCCTGCGTGGTCTGCTCGGCTCCTCGTCCAAGCTCGGTGAACGGGTGCTGGTGGCCGAGCTGCTGGCCGTCGACCTCGATCCCTATCGCCACCAGGTGGTGGTCGACAAGGGCTCGAAGGCAGGGGTATTCGTCGGTCAGCCCGTCCTCGATGCCAGGGCGGTCATGGGGCAGGTCGTGCGCGTCGCCCCGCTCTCGGCGGCTGTCCTGTTGATTACGGACAGCGAGCACCTGCTGCCGGTCCAGGTCTTGCGCAACGGGTTGCGGGCCGTCGCACAGGGCACCGGGCTGGTGAATCGCCTGGAACTGCTGCACCTGCCGAAGAAGTCCGATGTCCGTGTCGACGATCGGTTGGTCACCTCGGGCCTCGGCGGGCGATTTCCGGCAGGGTACCCGGTGGCGCGCGTCGTCGCGGTGCGCGACGAGCCCGGGCGTCCATTTTTGACCGTGCTGGCGAAACCCCTGGCGCGTCTCGATCGCGCCAGGGAGGTGCTGTTGGTCTGGTCGCTGTCCCCGGAAAAAGACCACGCCGAACTGGAAGTCGTTGGCGGCCCCGACGCGGCGTCGGAGCCATGA
- the gatB gene encoding Asp-tRNA(Asn)/Glu-tRNA(Gln) amidotransferase subunit GatB — MSWETVIGLEIHTQLATRSKIFSGAPTRFGAAPNTQACAVDLGLPGVLPVLNREAVRLALRFGRAVAAEIARRSVFARKNYFYPDLPKGYQISQYELPIVGRGQVEILLEDGTTKPIGVTRAHLEEDAGKSLHEDFHGLTGIDLNRAGTPLLEIVSEPDLRSPHEAVAYARKIHQIVRWIGISDGNMQEGSFRMDANVSVRPRGETRLGTRTEIKNINSFRFLERALVFEIERQIEVIESGGRIVQETRLYDAERDETRSMRTKEEANDYRYFPDPDLLPLVIDEDFLATATADLPELPDVRRERFQQDYGLSQYDAGLLTANRELADHFEAVAARCGDAKLAANWINGELAAALNKAGLAIEDSPVGTERLAGLLVRISDGTISGKIAKQVFEAIWAGEGDADTVIESKGLRQISDAGTIEPLIDAIVAANPAQVEQYRAGKEKVFGFFVGQVMKQTQGKANPQQVNEILRRKLAP, encoded by the coding sequence ATGTCATGGGAAACCGTCATCGGGCTGGAGATCCACACCCAGCTCGCCACCCGCTCGAAGATCTTCTCCGGTGCGCCGACCCGATTCGGCGCCGCGCCCAATACGCAGGCCTGCGCGGTGGACCTCGGTCTGCCGGGCGTCCTCCCGGTCCTCAACCGCGAGGCGGTGCGCCTGGCGCTGCGCTTCGGCCGGGCGGTCGCCGCCGAGATCGCCAGGCGCTCGGTCTTCGCCCGCAAGAACTACTTCTATCCTGACCTACCCAAGGGCTACCAGATCAGCCAGTACGAGCTGCCAATCGTCGGCCGCGGCCAGGTCGAGATCCTACTCGAGGACGGCACCACGAAGCCGATCGGCGTGACCCGCGCGCATCTGGAGGAAGACGCCGGCAAATCGCTGCACGAGGACTTCCACGGCCTGACCGGCATCGATCTCAACCGCGCCGGCACGCCACTGCTGGAGATCGTCTCGGAGCCCGACCTGCGCTCGCCGCACGAGGCCGTCGCCTACGCCCGCAAGATCCACCAGATCGTGCGCTGGATCGGCATCAGCGACGGCAACATGCAGGAAGGCTCGTTTCGCATGGACGCCAACGTCTCGGTGCGCCCGCGCGGCGAAACCCGGCTCGGCACCCGCACCGAGATCAAGAACATCAACTCCTTCCGCTTCCTCGAGCGGGCGCTCGTCTTCGAGATCGAACGCCAGATCGAGGTCATCGAGAGCGGCGGGCGGATCGTCCAGGAGACCCGCCTCTACGATGCCGAGCGCGACGAGACCCGCTCGATGCGCACCAAGGAGGAGGCCAACGACTACCGCTACTTTCCGGATCCGGACCTGCTGCCGCTGGTCATCGATGAGGATTTCCTCGCCACGGCGACCGCCGATCTGCCAGAGCTGCCGGATGTGCGCCGCGAGCGCTTCCAGCAGGACTATGGCCTGTCGCAGTACGACGCCGGCCTCCTCACCGCCAATCGCGAGCTAGCCGACCACTTCGAGGCAGTCGCCGCACGTTGCGGTGATGCCAAGCTCGCTGCCAACTGGATCAACGGCGAGCTGGCCGCGGCGCTGAACAAGGCCGGGCTCGCGATCGAGGACAGCCCGGTCGGCACTGAACGCCTCGCGGGACTGCTCGTGCGGATCAGCGACGGCACCATCTCCGGCAAGATCGCCAAACAGGTCTTCGAGGCCATCTGGGCCGGCGAGGGCGACGCCGACACCGTCATTGAGTCCAAGGGACTGCGTCAGATTTCAGACGCGGGCACGATCGAGCCCCTGATCGACGCCATCGTCGCCGCCAACCCGGCGCAGGTCGAGCAGTATCGCGCCGGCAAGGAGAAGGTCTTCGGCTTCTTCGTCGGCCAAGTCATGAAGCAGACCCAGGGCAAGGCGAACCCGCAGCAGGTCAACGAAATCCTGAGGCGCAAGCTCGCCCCCTGA
- the gatA gene encoding Asp-tRNA(Asn)/Glu-tRNA(Gln) amidotransferase subunit GatA, whose protein sequence is MLEKTIAELAADLEAGRCSSRELTQLYLQRIERLDPDLNAFITVTAEEALAAAERADARRRAGDAGPLNGIPIAHKDIFCTRGVRTSCGSRMLDNFIAPYDATVVERLEQAGAVMLGKTNMDEFAMGSSNETSWYGPVRNPWDRTRVPGGSSGGSAAAVAARLCAAATGTDTGGSIRQPAALCGLTGLKPTYGRVSRWGMIAFASSLDQGGILARSAADIAPLLQAIAGFDPQDSTSADVPVPDYTTALGTNIAGLRIGLPEEYFGAGLDPAVAASIEAAIDELRRLGAEVKPIRLPNSPLSVPVYYVVAPAECSSNLARYDGVRFGHRCSDPQGLEDLYKRTRAEGFGAEAKRRIMVGTYVLSAGYYDAYYLKAQQIRHLISDDFRRAFEEVDLIAGPTSPTTAFPLGAKVDDPVAMYLNDIYTIAANLAGLPALSLPAAPVGGLPVGLHLIGNYFDETRLLATAHRLQQETDWHRAIPAGYA, encoded by the coding sequence ATGCTTGAAAAGACCATCGCCGAGTTGGCCGCCGACCTTGAGGCCGGCCGCTGCTCCAGCCGCGAGCTGACCCAACTCTATCTGCAACGGATCGAGCGGCTCGATCCCGACCTGAATGCCTTCATCACGGTCACCGCCGAGGAGGCGCTGGCCGCCGCCGAGCGCGCCGACGCCCGCCGCCGGGCCGGCGACGCCGGGCCGCTGAACGGCATCCCGATCGCCCACAAGGACATCTTTTGCACCCGCGGCGTCCGGACCAGCTGCGGCTCGCGAATGCTCGACAACTTCATCGCCCCCTACGACGCGACCGTCGTCGAGCGCCTCGAACAGGCCGGCGCCGTGATGCTCGGCAAGACCAACATGGACGAGTTCGCGATGGGATCGTCGAACGAGACAAGCTGGTACGGCCCGGTGCGCAACCCGTGGGACCGCACGCGCGTGCCCGGCGGCTCCTCGGGCGGCTCGGCCGCGGCCGTCGCGGCACGCCTGTGCGCCGCCGCAACCGGCACCGACACCGGCGGCTCGATCCGCCAGCCCGCCGCGCTGTGCGGCCTCACCGGCCTCAAGCCGACCTACGGGCGGGTCTCACGCTGGGGCATGATCGCCTTCGCCTCGAGCCTCGACCAAGGCGGCATCCTGGCCCGCAGCGCCGCCGACATCGCGCCGCTGCTCCAGGCCATCGCCGGCTTCGACCCGCAGGATTCGACCAGCGCCGACGTGCCGGTGCCCGACTATACGACGGCCCTCGGGACGAACATCGCCGGCCTGCGCATCGGCCTGCCGGAGGAATACTTCGGCGCCGGCCTCGATCCCGCGGTGGCCGCTTCGATCGAGGCAGCGATCGACGAACTGCGTCGGCTCGGCGCCGAGGTCAAGCCGATCCGGCTGCCGAACAGCCCGTTGTCGGTGCCCGTCTACTACGTCGTTGCCCCGGCCGAATGCTCGTCGAACCTGGCCCGCTACGACGGCGTGCGGTTCGGCCACCGCTGTAGCGACCCTCAGGGCCTGGAAGACCTCTACAAGCGCACCCGCGCCGAGGGCTTCGGCGCCGAGGCGAAGCGGCGCATCATGGTCGGCACCTACGTCCTGTCCGCCGGTTATTACGATGCCTACTACCTCAAAGCCCAGCAGATCCGACACCTGATCAGCGACGATTTCCGCCGCGCCTTCGAGGAGGTCGACCTGATCGCCGGCCCGACCAGCCCGACGACGGCCTTCCCGCTCGGCGCCAAGGTCGACGACCCGGTCGCCATGTATCTCAACGATATCTACACGATCGCCGCCAACCTAGCCGGACTGCCGGCCCTGTCGCTGCCGGCCGCCCCGGTCGGTGGCCTACCGGTCGGCCTGCACCTGATCGGCAACTACTTCGATGAGACCCGGCTGCTCGCCACCGCCCACCGGCTCCAGCAGGAGACCGACTGGCACCGGGCGATTCCGGCCGGCTATGCGTGA
- the mrdA gene encoding penicillin-binding protein 2 — MAVSPEKIRFKDRSFEQRLVTRRIAVAAGVVLVALMVLVARLSYLQVTNHAHYSTLSEDNRVRIEPLPPSRGLIYDASGVLLADNYPTYSLEMVLDKVTDPPATIAALSQILTIDDGDRRRYERLSRQRRRYEGVPIRLNLTQEEIARFAVDAHHFPGVDVQAELVRYYPYGQYTAHVLGYVGRINEAEQQRVDKSAYAGTHFIGKGGLEKAYEGVLHGRVGYQQVEVNARGRVQRVLTSHLPEPGRDLHLFLDIDLQKEAAVALGDRRGAVVAIDPRSGGVLALVSEPSFDPNLFVEGISQADYDALIGSPDKPLFNRAVRGQYPPGSTVKPFVGLGGLAAGAVTFEKSTWCPGYYTLPGHTHKFRDWKRGGHGWMTMGQAIEQSCDVYFYHLADQLGIDRLHDSLAEFGFGASTGIDVAGELGGLLPSRTWKRATRGQVWYPGETLILGIGQGYFLATPLQLAAATAAVAARGHYRVPRVVRATHAPGAEGLEATPATGHRITLVRPADWEKVIEAMANVIEGRRGTARHIRNEAYRIAGKTGTSQVFSLGQTERYRADEIAERLRDHALFVAFAPIAEPRIAVAVIVENGGGGGSVAAPVAAQVVDAYLSRPQVLKAAGGDYDR; from the coding sequence ATGGCCGTGTCACCCGAGAAGATACGGTTCAAGGACCGATCCTTCGAGCAGCGCCTCGTAACCCGCCGCATCGCCGTAGCGGCTGGTGTCGTCTTGGTCGCGCTGATGGTCCTGGTGGCGCGGCTGTCCTATTTGCAGGTCACCAACCATGCGCATTACTCGACCCTCTCGGAGGACAATCGGGTACGTATCGAGCCGCTGCCGCCGAGTCGCGGCCTCATCTACGATGCCAGCGGTGTCCTGCTAGCGGATAACTATCCGACCTACTCCCTTGAGATGGTCCTGGACAAGGTGACCGACCCGCCGGCGACTATCGCCGCGTTGTCGCAGATCCTGACCATCGATGATGGCGATCGGCGGCGCTACGAGCGGTTGAGTCGCCAGCGTCGGCGCTACGAGGGGGTGCCGATTCGGCTCAATCTCACTCAGGAGGAGATCGCCCGCTTTGCCGTGGACGCCCATCACTTCCCCGGCGTCGACGTGCAGGCGGAACTGGTGCGCTACTATCCCTACGGTCAGTACACGGCCCACGTGCTCGGCTATGTCGGACGGATCAACGAGGCCGAGCAGCAGCGTGTCGACAAATCGGCCTACGCCGGGACCCACTTCATCGGCAAGGGTGGCCTCGAGAAGGCTTACGAGGGTGTTCTCCACGGCCGCGTCGGCTATCAACAGGTGGAGGTGAACGCCCGAGGTCGGGTGCAGCGGGTATTGACCAGCCACCTGCCCGAGCCCGGGCGCGATCTGCACCTCTTTCTCGACATCGATCTCCAGAAGGAGGCAGCCGTAGCGCTCGGAGATCGCCGCGGGGCCGTGGTTGCGATCGATCCCCGTAGCGGCGGCGTCCTGGCGCTCGTCAGCGAGCCGAGTTTCGATCCCAACCTTTTCGTCGAGGGCATCAGTCAAGCCGACTACGATGCCCTGATCGGTTCGCCAGACAAGCCGCTCTTCAATCGGGCTGTCCGCGGCCAATACCCGCCCGGCTCGACGGTCAAACCCTTCGTCGGGCTGGGCGGCCTCGCCGCGGGTGCCGTGACCTTCGAGAAATCGACCTGGTGTCCTGGCTATTACACACTGCCGGGCCATACCCACAAGTTTCGCGACTGGAAGCGCGGGGGGCACGGTTGGATGACGATGGGACAGGCGATCGAGCAGTCTTGCGACGTCTATTTCTATCACCTGGCGGATCAGCTCGGAATCGATCGACTACACGACTCGCTCGCGGAATTCGGCTTCGGCGCGTCGACCGGTATCGATGTTGCCGGGGAGCTGGGTGGGTTGCTGCCGTCGCGCACGTGGAAGCGCGCGACACGAGGGCAGGTCTGGTATCCGGGCGAGACCCTGATCCTCGGGATCGGCCAGGGCTATTTTCTGGCGACCCCTCTGCAGCTCGCAGCGGCGACGGCCGCCGTCGCGGCGCGGGGGCATTATCGGGTGCCGCGGGTCGTGCGGGCGACCCATGCGCCGGGGGCCGAGGGGTTGGAGGCGACACCGGCCACCGGTCACCGGATCACCCTGGTACGCCCGGCGGATTGGGAGAAGGTGATCGAGGCCATGGCCAACGTGATCGAGGGCAGGCGGGGGACGGCGCGCCACATCCGCAATGAGGCCTACCGTATCGCCGGCAAGACCGGCACTTCGCAGGTCTTCTCGCTCGGTCAGACGGAGCGCTACCGGGCTGATGAGATCGCCGAGCGGCTGCGCGACCACGCCCTGTTCGTCGCTTTCGCCCCGATCGCGGAGCCGCGCATCGCGGTGGCCGTGATCGTCGAGAACGGTGGTGGCGGTGGCTCGGTCGCGGCCCCGGTCGCCGCCCAAGTGGTCGACGCCTATCTGAGTCGGCCGCAGGTGTTGAAGGCCGCGGGGGGAGACTATGACAGGTAG
- the hemN gene encoding oxygen-independent coproporphyrinogen III oxidase: protein MTSAAPVGPILGQSEQIAPAWQQLYSIPSTNKWDKDFTESQYQNALKAIKSNRDEAISVYIHVPFCPVRCLYCGCNTTITHSSERIDHYLDHVEREMAMVADSIGGTRDLLHLHLGGGTPNYLNDSQLVRLMEMVSRHFRILGETDAAIECNPRRASAGQLALLRALGFRRISFGVQDLQPQVQKAIGRIQSAEMVRDVYAMAREAGFECINFDLVYGLPNQTAKSFQTTIDEILDLGPDRVACFPYTHTPEQRPHQHAIDTAKLPSKLDRLTLFHHAVSRFTRSGYSWIGLDSFVLDTDELAVAQEDGRLGRNCVDYTTTPANHLVSFGMGAIGDLDGLLVQNHESITEWQHALAEGHLPVAHGHRLDESERRRRGAIIQLICNLKVPEALAREGLPREYAQRDEYINYGLIEIDQEYIHLTPRGRYYLHSLCIDPNTPLHDDNALWPLLKNI, encoded by the coding sequence ATGACCTCCGCTGCACCTGTCGGACCCATTCTAGGCCAATCCGAACAGATTGCACCGGCGTGGCAGCAGCTTTATAGCATCCCATCGACCAACAAGTGGGACAAGGACTTTACCGAATCGCAATACCAAAATGCCCTAAAGGCCATTAAATCGAATCGCGACGAAGCCATTTCCGTCTATATTCACGTTCCATTCTGCCCGGTCCGCTGCCTCTATTGTGGCTGCAATACCACGATAACGCACAGCAGTGAGCGGATCGATCACTACCTAGACCACGTCGAACGAGAAATGGCAATGGTCGCCGATTCGATTGGCGGCACACGCGACCTCCTCCACCTTCACTTGGGCGGCGGCACGCCCAACTATCTCAACGATTCGCAGCTCGTGCGGCTCATGGAGATGGTCAGCCGCCATTTTCGCATCTTGGGCGAGACCGATGCCGCAATCGAATGCAACCCGCGGCGCGCCAGTGCCGGCCAACTTGCGCTATTGCGCGCCCTCGGCTTTCGACGTATCAGCTTCGGCGTACAAGACCTACAACCGCAGGTGCAAAAGGCCATCGGCCGCATCCAGTCGGCCGAAATGGTCCGCGACGTCTATGCCATGGCGCGCGAGGCCGGCTTCGAATGCATCAACTTCGATCTGGTCTACGGCCTCCCGAATCAGACGGCGAAAAGCTTCCAAACCACGATCGATGAAATCCTCGACCTCGGCCCCGATCGGGTCGCCTGCTTCCCTTACACGCACACCCCCGAGCAGCGACCGCATCAACACGCCATCGATACCGCGAAGCTGCCGTCGAAGCTCGATCGCTTGACCCTCTTCCACCACGCGGTCAGTCGCTTCACGCGCTCCGGCTACAGCTGGATCGGGCTGGATTCCTTCGTGCTCGATACCGACGAATTGGCCGTCGCCCAGGAGGACGGGCGTCTGGGGCGCAACTGCGTCGACTACACGACCACCCCGGCAAATCACCTCGTCTCATTCGGAATGGGCGCCATCGGTGACCTCGACGGACTGCTGGTGCAGAATCACGAGAGCATAACCGAATGGCAGCATGCCCTTGCCGAGGGTCATCTACCGGTCGCCCATGGCCACCGTCTCGACGAGTCCGAGCGTCGGCGTCGCGGGGCCATCATCCAACTCATCTGCAATCTCAAGGTGCCCGAGGCGCTGGCCCGAGAGGGCCTGCCACGCGAATATGCACAGCGCGACGAGTACATCAATTACGGCCTGATCGAAATCGACCAGGAGTACATCCACCTCACCCCGCGTGGGCGATATTACCTGCACAGCCTCTGTATCGACCCGAATACGCCTCTGCACGATGACAATGCCCTGTGGCCACTGCTGAAAAACATCTGA
- the mreD gene encoding rod shape-determining protein MreD produces the protein MIGRARRGRGLIAATFLVALLLTVLPMPDWALPYRPPWVALTLIYWTLALPERVGVFSAFAVGILLDVLSVSLLGQHALSLSVVAYLALELHQRIRQFPVLQQTMSVWMLLLVERLLFLWVLGATGQPVPGFLYWGGSVTGALLWPWLFVLLRNLRRRFWSG, from the coding sequence ATGATCGGGCGGGCGCGTCGCGGTCGCGGCCTGATCGCTGCGACCTTCCTGGTCGCACTCCTGTTGACGGTATTGCCGATGCCGGACTGGGCGCTGCCGTATCGGCCGCCGTGGGTCGCGTTGACGCTGATCTACTGGACCTTGGCGCTGCCGGAGCGCGTCGGGGTCTTCTCGGCCTTCGCTGTCGGCATCTTGCTCGATGTCCTCTCGGTGAGTCTTCTCGGCCAGCATGCGCTGTCGTTGTCGGTGGTCGCCTATCTTGCGCTGGAGCTGCACCAGCGCATCCGCCAGTTCCCGGTGTTACAGCAGACGATGTCGGTTTGGATGCTGCTGCTCGTCGAGCGACTCTTGTTCCTCTGGGTCCTCGGGGCGACTGGCCAGCCAGTGCCCGGGTTCCTCTACTGGGGCGGATCGGTCACCGGCGCGCTGTTGTGGCCGTGGCTTTTCGTCTTGCTCCGCAATCTGCGCCGCCGCTTCTGGAGTGGCTGA
- the bchJ gene encoding bacteriochlorophyll 4-vinyl reductase, which yields MATAEKHLSATDHHPHGRIGPNAIIRIAEALRNHLGEAGADRVFSAAGLSSYLLTPPEQMVDEGAVSQLHGTLFAELGDEEAKQISWAAGQLTGDYLLAHRIPPAAQRLLRFLPPTAASRVLLKAIGNHAWTFSGTGTFAHAGNHPIEVSIANCPICRQIEATQPVCDFYAGTFERIFKALVSRKTQVHEVACQAAGAPACRFEIRWR from the coding sequence GTGGCCACTGCTGAAAAACATCTGAGCGCAACGGACCATCATCCCCACGGACGTATCGGCCCCAACGCGATCATCCGCATCGCCGAGGCCCTGCGTAACCACCTTGGCGAAGCGGGCGCCGACCGGGTCTTCAGCGCCGCCGGCCTCTCCTCCTATCTGCTGACGCCACCCGAACAGATGGTCGACGAGGGGGCGGTCTCCCAGCTCCATGGGACGCTGTTCGCCGAGCTCGGCGACGAGGAGGCGAAGCAGATCTCCTGGGCGGCCGGCCAGCTGACCGGCGACTACCTGTTGGCCCATCGCATCCCACCCGCCGCGCAGCGCCTGCTCCGGTTCCTACCGCCAACGGCGGCCAGCCGCGTCCTGCTCAAGGCGATCGGCAACCATGCCTGGACCTTCAGCGGCACCGGCACCTTCGCGCACGCCGGCAACCACCCCATCGAGGTCAGCATCGCCAACTGTCCGATCTGCCGCCAGATCGAGGCGACCCAACCGGTCTGCGACTTCTACGCGGGGACCTTCGAGCGCATCTTCAAAGCCCTCGTCAGTCGCAAGACCCAGGTGCACGAGGTCGCCTGCCAGGCGGCTGGGGCTCCCGCCTGCCGCTTCGAGATCCGCTGGCGTTGA
- a CDS encoding rod shape-determining protein: protein MLRRLRGMFSNDLSIDLGTANTLIYARGQGIVLNEPSVVAIREDRKGGGKVVSAVGEEAKRMLGRTPQNIVAIRPMKDGVIADFTVTEKMLQFFIHKVHESRMIRPSPRVLICVPCGSTQVERRAIKESAAGAGAREVYLIEEPMAAAIGAGLPVDEARGSMVLDIGGGTSEVAVVSLNGIVYSNSVRLGGDSFDDAIIAYVRRNYGTLIGEATAERVKHAIGSAFPGNEVLEIEVRGRNLAEGVPRSFTLNSNEILEALQEPLHNIVATIKTALEQTPPELGADVAESGIVLTGGGALLRDFDRLVEEETSLPVVLADDPLTCVARGGGKALEMIDVHGLDLFTTE from the coding sequence ATGCTCAGACGTCTTAGGGGAATGTTCTCCAATGATCTGTCGATCGATCTGGGGACCGCCAACACGCTGATCTATGCCCGTGGCCAAGGCATCGTCCTCAACGAACCGTCGGTCGTCGCGATCCGCGAGGACCGTAAGGGCGGGGGCAAGGTAGTGTCTGCAGTCGGCGAAGAGGCCAAGCGGATGCTCGGGCGTACGCCACAGAACATCGTCGCGATTCGGCCGATGAAGGACGGGGTGATCGCCGATTTCACGGTCACCGAGAAGATGCTCCAGTTCTTCATCCACAAGGTGCACGAGAGCCGCATGATTCGTCCGAGCCCGCGGGTCCTGATCTGCGTTCCCTGTGGTTCGACCCAAGTGGAGCGGCGCGCGATCAAGGAGTCCGCGGCCGGGGCCGGGGCGCGCGAGGTCTACCTGATCGAAGAGCCGATGGCGGCCGCCATCGGTGCCGGCCTGCCGGTCGACGAGGCGCGCGGCTCGATGGTGCTCGACATCGGCGGCGGTACCTCGGAGGTCGCGGTGGTGTCGTTGAACGGCATCGTCTACTCCAATTCGGTGCGTCTCGGCGGCGATTCCTTCGATGACGCGATCATCGCCTATGTCCGGCGCAACTATGGCACCTTGATCGGCGAGGCCACGGCGGAGCGCGTCAAACATGCGATCGGCTCGGCCTTCCCCGGCAACGAGGTATTGGAGATCGAGGTGCGGGGCCGCAACCTCGCCGAGGGAGTGCCGCGTAGCTTCACGTTGAACAGCAATGAGATCTTGGAGGCGCTCCAGGAGCCTTTGCACAATATCGTCGCAACCATCAAGACGGCGTTGGAGCAGACTCCCCCCGAACTCGGCGCCGACGTCGCCGAATCCGGCATCGTGCTGACCGGCGGCGGCGCGCTGCTGCGCGATTTCGATCGATTGGTCGAGGAGGAGACCAGCCTGCCGGTGGTCCTCGCAGACGATCCGCTGACCTGCGTGGCCCGCGGTGGTGGCAAGGCCCTGGAGATGATCGACGTGCACGGTCTCGATCTGTTCACGACGGAATAG
- the gatC gene encoding Asp-tRNA(Asn)/Glu-tRNA(Gln) amidotransferase subunit GatC yields the protein MSFAPSDVAKIAHLARLAVADDEAQRYATDLSKILDLVAQMEATNTHSVLPMAHPLRMTQRLRPDEPGEPDQRALFQEIAPLTEDGLYLVPKVIE from the coding sequence ATGTCCTTCGCCCCCTCGGACGTCGCGAAGATCGCTCACCTCGCCCGACTCGCCGTCGCCGACGACGAGGCACAGCGCTATGCGACAGACCTCTCGAAGATCCTCGACCTGGTCGCCCAGATGGAGGCCACCAATACGCATTCGGTCCTACCGATGGCCCATCCGTTGCGGATGACTCAGCGGCTACGGCCCGACGAGCCGGGCGAGCCCGATCAGCGCGCCCTCTTCCAGGAGATCGCCCCCCTGACCGAGGACGGGCTCTACCTGGTCCCGAAGGTCATCGAGTAG
- a CDS encoding DUF3623 family protein: MSTFKAASLTLIATLLALGILKHWFLVLPLPDSALWKSALGPRAPSVASREASKDEVP; encoded by the coding sequence GTGTCGACCTTCAAGGCAGCGTCGCTGACGCTGATCGCCACCCTGCTCGCCCTCGGCATCCTGAAGCATTGGTTCCTCGTCCTGCCGCTGCCCGACTCGGCCCTCTGGAAGTCGGCGCTCGGCCCCCGAGCCCCCTCGGTCGCATCGCGCGAGGCGTCGAAAGACGAGGTTCCATGA